Proteins encoded in a region of the Lepeophtheirus salmonis chromosome 6, UVic_Lsal_1.4, whole genome shotgun sequence genome:
- the LOC121120960 gene encoding uncharacterized protein, with the protein MFLFYHLFVSLLLLAEDGFSRSLESNHTNKPRNNNESGHNSVRMMMSSETNTDKELVSFEGDEKDSKGLDELEGANALNYMFFKEIGNEKILKEIFLTCAEKNNTIPFLTSKFDFDCYAIGERGPCSGEDEWLVVTEEKSKNDDSFPWSTCKKNLCHEYEDRIPFNDDCLEKSASPLFCNKGMKVELNIHGKGVCVCREGFITIIESNKFPHCYQELLQGPCEEGEQLIRNEITQKPECLQTECQFANQTKWSTGECLETVFCGDDGIVVFQGGKLDCTVAVRQLISVPSICGDGESKDASGNCKEIHDNFGRNSRSPSGKINFNKNTLKRLMCSKHPNKFNC; encoded by the exons ATGTTCTTATTCTATCATTTGTTCGTGTCTCTACTCCTCCTTGCAGAGGATGGCTTCTCACGATCTCTAGAAAGTAATCATACCAATAAACCTCGTAATAATAATGAGTCTGGACATAACTCTGTCAGAATGATGATGTCATCTGAGACGAATACAGATAAAGAATTGGTTTCTTTTGAGGGAGATGAGAAGGATTCAAAAGGATTGGATGAGTTAGAAGGAGCTAATGCTTTAAACTACATGTTCTTCAAGGAAATAGGGAATGAAAAAATCCTCAAAGAAATATTCCTAACGTGTGCTGAGAAAAATAATACCATTCCATTCCTAACaagtaaatttgattttgattgcTATGCGATCGGAGAAAGGGGACCTTGCTCTGGAGAAGATGAGTGGTTGGTCGTCAcagaagaaaaatcaaagaatgatGATTCATTTCCATGGTCCACTTGTAAAAAGAATCTCTGCCATGAATATGAGGATAGAATACCCTTCAACGACGACTGCCTTGAAAAAAGTGCATCCCCTTTGTTTTGCAACAAAGGAATGAAAGTTGAATTAAATATCCATGGAAAAG GGGTCTGTGTTTGCAGGGAAggatttataacaataattgaGTCCAACAAGTTCCCTCATTGTTACCAAGAGCTTCTCCAAGGCCCATGTGAGGAAGGAGAACAGTTGATAAGGAATGAAATCACTCAAAAACCCGAATGCCTTCAAACAGAGTGTCAATTCGCAAACCAAACCAAATGGAGCACGGGAGAATGTTTAGAAACCGTCTTTTGTGGAGATGATGGAATCGTTGTTTTTCAAGGCGGCAAATTAGATTGTACAGTAGCAGTTCGACAGCTGATTAGTGTACCTTCTATTTGTGGGGACGGTGAGTCCAAGGATGCATCTGGTAACTGTAAAGAGATCCATGATAACTTTGGAAGAAACTCACGATCACCTTCCGGGAAgatcaatttcaataaaaatactctaaagAGACTCATGTGTTCCAAGcatccaaataaatttaattgctaA